The following proteins are encoded in a genomic region of Cryptomeria japonica chromosome 11, Sugi_1.0, whole genome shotgun sequence:
- the LOC131040155 gene encoding cytochrome b561 and DOMON domain-containing protein At5g35735, with amino-acid sequence MMGRPLFLILGVAVLLFGWDASAQSSCPVTFTGGEAKTYQTCNNLQTLGATLAYTYVVENGSLDIAFQAAPAASGGWVAWGINPQGIQMIGTQALIAFRSSNGSTVVGTYNVQSKTAALNPSSISLTVTNKSAVYESSSGKITIFASLVLTSNQTSINQVWQVGSSVTNSTPAVHSTASADLSSLGTLDLRSGTSSVSSGISHQTLKNRHGVLTVVSWGILMPIGIMIARYAKTFKAADPAWFYLHAFCQTSGYIIGVSGWGTGLRLGSYSKGVEQTSHRRIGIALFCFATLQIFALFLRPNKNHKFRIYWNIYHHSTGYTVIILSIINIFKGFDILDPEKKWKNAYIGVLIAMGVIAAILEVVTWIIFFQRKSKNSTKPVTEMNGISSIHSHV; translated from the exons ATGATGGGGCGTCCCCTGTTCCTGATATTGGGAGTTGCTGTGCTTCTGTTTGGATGGGATGCATCTGCACAGTCAAGTTGCCCTGTAACATTCACTGGAGGTGAGGCCAAAACTTATCAAACCTGTAACAACTTACAAACTTTAGGAGCTACTCTGGCATATACCTATGTTGTAGAGAATGGGTCATTGGATATAGCTTTCCAGGCTGCCCCTGCAGCTTCTGGGGGTTGGGTAGCTTGGGGTATAAACCCACAGGGGATACAAATGATTGGCACACAGGCTTTGATTGCCTTTCGATCAAGTAATGGATCAACTGTGGTTGGCACATATAATGTGCAATCTAAGACTGCTGCTTTGAATCCCTCATCTATTAGCCTCACTGTGACCAACAAGAGTGCTGTGTATGAGAGTAGCAGTGGGAAGATAACAATCTTTGCCTCCTTGGTGCTTACTTCCAACCAAACCAGTATTAATCAGGTGTGGCAAGTGGGCAGCTCAGTCACCAACTCAACTCCTGCCGTACACAGTACTGCCTCAGCTGATCTCAGCAGTTTAGGGACACTGGATCTCCGAAGTGGAACAAGCTCTGTTTCTTCTGGTATTTCTCACCAGACTCTCAAAAAT AGGCATGGAGTGCTTACTGTTGTTAGCTGGGGTATATTGATGCCCATTGGAATCATGATTGCTAGATATGCCAAGACATTCAAAGCTGCAGATCCTGCATGGTTTTACCTCCATGCTTTTTGCCAAACCTCTGGATATATCATTGGAGTAAGTGGTTGGGGCACTGGCTTGAGGTTGGGCAGTTATAGCAAAGGTGTAGAACAAACTTCACACAGAAGAATTGGGATTGCACTTTTCTGCTTTGCAACTTTACAG ATATTTGCACTATTTTTGCGGCCTAACAAGAATCACAAGTTCCGCATATACTGGAATATATATCACCACTCTACTGGCTACACAGTGATCATATTGAGCATCATAAACATCTTCAAAGGCTTTGACATCTTGGACCCTGAAAAGAAGTGGAAGAATGCTTACATTGGTGTTCTTATTGCTATGGGTGTAATTGCAGCCATTCTTGAAGTTGTGACATGGATCATCTTCTTTCAACGTAAATCAAAAAATTCTACTAAGCCTGTTACTGAAATGAATGGGATTAGCTCAATTCACTCACATGTTTAG